A region from the Sandaracinus amylolyticus genome encodes:
- the istB gene encoding IS21-like element helper ATPase IstB, producing the protein MKTLPSISPELKKVLKKLKLGPIIATLPDRMALAEMQKLSLEETLLLVLSDEIARRESSACARRAAKAGLDPDMTLERWDSSAKVRYDKRVLAELTSLRFIEASKNAVILGPVGVGKTFLASALGHIACRHGYNVIFTRADAMLRRLKQSRLDNSRDAVMTELSTIDLLVVDDFALEPMTRDESRDVYQLFVERSGRASTIVTSNRDTSEWLAAFDEVLLAQSAVDRFIHNAFDLVVEGESYRARLKPKVSDDDPPPSSPVEKKTLIGKRR; encoded by the coding sequence ATGAAGACGCTGCCGTCGATCTCGCCCGAGCTGAAGAAGGTGCTCAAGAAGCTGAAGCTCGGTCCGATCATCGCGACGCTGCCCGATCGCATGGCGCTCGCGGAGATGCAGAAGCTCTCGCTCGAAGAGACTCTGCTGCTCGTGCTCTCGGACGAGATCGCTCGTCGTGAGAGCAGCGCGTGCGCGCGACGCGCTGCGAAGGCGGGCCTCGATCCGGACATGACTCTCGAGCGCTGGGACTCGAGCGCAAAGGTCCGATACGACAAGCGCGTGCTCGCGGAGCTGACGAGCCTTCGCTTCATCGAGGCGAGCAAGAACGCGGTGATCCTCGGGCCGGTCGGGGTCGGCAAGACGTTTCTCGCGAGCGCGCTCGGCCACATCGCGTGCCGGCACGGCTACAACGTGATCTTCACGCGCGCCGACGCGATGCTCAGGCGGCTCAAGCAGAGCCGTCTCGACAACTCGCGCGACGCGGTGATGACGGAGCTGTCGACGATCGATCTGCTCGTCGTCGACGACTTCGCGCTCGAGCCCATGACGCGCGACGAGAGCCGAGACGTTTATCAGCTCTTCGTCGAGCGCTCGGGCCGCGCATCGACGATCGTCACGAGCAACCGAGACACCTCGGAGTGGCTCGCAGCATTCGACGAGGTGCTGCTCGCGCAGAGCGCGGTCGATCGCTTCATCCACAACGCCTTCGACCTGGTCGTCGAGGGCGAATCCTATCGCGCGAGGCTCAAGCCGAAGGTCAGCGACGA
- the istA gene encoding IS21 family transposase, protein MIEVREIVRRWQAAQRVREVARETGLDRKTVRRYFAVLDALGVSRDTELDDALVHQVASRVQTRALPEPSVEREMLMEHRDRIAAWLTQTKPLRLTKVHVLLARDHGVDVSYATLRRFAIDELSWRMKKPTVRVVDAPPAEEAQVDFGKMGDVYDPAAGRVRALYVLVVTLCFSRYQFVWPTWDQTTATVCEGLDAAWQFFGGVVQRIVPDNASSMVSKADAIGPTIVDAFADYAQARGLFVDAARVRQPKDKGRVENQIAYVRESWFAGEQFDDLEHARRDAAAWCRDVAGARVHGTTREVPRDLFEREERSLLGPAPTERFDVPHWSDAKVHPDHHVQVLKSLYSVPTRFIGKKVRVRADSRMVRIYLGTELIKTHPRVAAGKRSTDPNDYPQGVGELAMRSVDALLARAKQRGANVGRYAERLLGGPLPWTTMRQGYELVRLCDRYGEARVDAVCARALEFDVIDVPRIARMLKLAIAGEERAHDEGKLHRLSSGGAPRFARGADLFATKKEGER, encoded by the coding sequence ATGATCGAAGTACGAGAGATCGTGCGCCGCTGGCAGGCCGCACAGCGTGTGCGCGAGGTCGCACGCGAGACGGGACTGGATCGGAAGACGGTGCGCCGCTACTTCGCGGTGCTCGATGCGCTGGGCGTGTCGCGCGACACCGAGCTCGACGATGCGCTCGTGCACCAGGTCGCGTCGCGAGTGCAGACGCGCGCGCTTCCTGAGCCGAGCGTCGAGCGCGAGATGCTGATGGAGCATCGCGATCGCATCGCCGCGTGGCTCACGCAGACGAAGCCGCTGCGACTGACGAAGGTGCACGTGCTGCTCGCGCGCGACCACGGCGTCGACGTGAGCTACGCGACGCTGCGCCGCTTCGCGATCGACGAGCTGAGCTGGCGGATGAAGAAGCCGACGGTGCGTGTGGTCGACGCGCCGCCTGCAGAAGAAGCCCAGGTCGACTTCGGCAAGATGGGCGACGTCTACGACCCGGCAGCGGGTCGCGTGCGCGCGCTCTACGTGCTCGTCGTGACGCTCTGCTTCAGCCGCTACCAGTTCGTGTGGCCGACGTGGGATCAGACGACGGCGACGGTCTGCGAAGGGCTCGACGCGGCGTGGCAGTTCTTCGGCGGCGTCGTGCAGCGCATCGTGCCGGACAACGCATCGTCGATGGTCTCCAAGGCCGACGCGATCGGGCCCACGATCGTCGACGCGTTCGCCGACTATGCGCAGGCGCGCGGACTCTTCGTCGACGCGGCGCGCGTGCGTCAGCCGAAGGACAAGGGCCGCGTCGAGAATCAGATCGCGTACGTGCGCGAGAGCTGGTTCGCCGGTGAGCAGTTCGACGATCTCGAGCACGCGCGTCGAGATGCGGCAGCGTGGTGCCGCGACGTCGCCGGCGCGCGTGTGCACGGCACGACGCGCGAGGTGCCGCGCGACCTCTTCGAGCGTGAGGAGCGATCACTCCTCGGCCCTGCGCCTACCGAGCGATTCGACGTGCCGCACTGGTCCGACGCGAAGGTGCATCCCGACCATCACGTGCAGGTGCTCAAGTCGCTCTACTCCGTGCCGACGCGCTTCATCGGCAAGAAGGTCCGCGTGCGCGCCGACAGTCGCATGGTGCGGATCTATCTCGGCACCGAGCTCATCAAGACGCACCCGCGCGTCGCGGCGGGCAAGCGGTCGACCGACCCGAACGACTATCCGCAGGGCGTCGGCGAGCTCGCGATGAGGAGCGTCGATGCGCTGCTCGCGCGCGCGAAGCAGCGCGGCGCGAACGTCGGTCGCTACGCGGAGCGACTGCTCGGCGGGCCGCTGCCGTGGACGACGATGAGGCAGGGCTACGAGCTCGTGCGGCTCTGCGATCGCTACGGCGAGGCGCGTGTCGACGCGGTGTGCGCGCGTGCGCTCGAGTTCGATGTGATCGACGTACCTCGCATCGCGCGAATGCTGAAGCTCGCGATCGCCGGCGAGGAGCGCGCGCACGACGAAGGCAAGCTGCATCGTCTCTCGAGCGGTGGCGCGCCCCGCTTCGCGCGAGGCGCCGATCTCTTCGCGACGAAGAAGGAGGGCGAGCGATGA
- a CDS encoding PEGA domain-containing protein, producing the protein MIRIPRRALVLVLVALSTLVLLAPGRSFAQGGRDEARTRFARGVELYDEGRYDAALAEFQRAYDLAPAVAVLFNIAQVHAALGHAVESVDAFERYLREGGATISPERRADAEAELARQRARISTLVIEANVLGAIVAIDDVDVGTTPLGERVRVSAGERVIAVRAPGHETVTRRVRIAGGAHETVRIELIESASPRASLRVRTTLPGVEILLDDRPLGLTPFDSSVQIEAGPHRLVARRPGYRTFEQSFAAPLGSEVPIDVLMERDPHAPAGVLGEIELQLPDAEWAGTIDGVRIPARQRRIEVPIGPHDLHLEVAQRRPVQTRVEVPIASIETVRPALAWTPEAQQSGHAEIDARHAAGVSTIVLGVLLVGAGTAGYVLNQDQWRDIDAEVALVQANCTNLSAPECRALHPQFARFEDYQADINRRRQEYATIDALAIGGIALGGALALSGTILLLATPSHGDFDRGAAARVDVGVGPGSLALRASF; encoded by the coding sequence ATGATCCGGATCCCACGTCGCGCGCTCGTCCTCGTCCTGGTCGCGCTCTCCACGCTCGTGCTCCTCGCTCCCGGTCGCTCCTTCGCGCAGGGCGGGCGCGACGAGGCGCGCACCCGCTTCGCGCGCGGCGTCGAGCTCTACGACGAGGGGCGCTACGACGCGGCGCTCGCCGAGTTCCAGCGCGCGTACGATCTCGCGCCCGCCGTCGCGGTGCTCTTCAACATCGCGCAGGTGCACGCCGCGCTCGGCCACGCGGTCGAGTCCGTCGACGCGTTCGAGCGCTACCTGCGCGAGGGCGGCGCGACGATCTCGCCCGAGCGACGCGCCGACGCGGAGGCCGAGCTCGCGCGGCAGCGCGCGCGCATCTCGACGCTCGTGATCGAGGCGAACGTGCTCGGCGCGATCGTCGCGATCGACGACGTCGACGTCGGCACCACGCCGCTCGGCGAGCGCGTGCGCGTCAGCGCGGGCGAGCGCGTGATCGCGGTGCGCGCGCCCGGGCACGAGACGGTGACGCGACGCGTCCGCATCGCGGGCGGTGCGCACGAGACGGTGCGGATCGAGCTGATCGAGTCCGCGTCGCCGCGCGCGTCGCTGCGCGTGCGCACGACGCTCCCGGGCGTCGAGATCCTCCTCGACGATCGCCCGCTCGGCCTCACGCCGTTCGACTCGAGCGTACAGATCGAGGCGGGCCCCCACCGGCTCGTCGCGCGCCGGCCGGGCTATCGCACGTTCGAGCAGAGCTTCGCCGCGCCGCTCGGATCCGAGGTCCCGATCGACGTGCTCATGGAGCGCGATCCCCACGCGCCCGCGGGCGTGCTCGGCGAGATCGAGCTGCAGCTGCCGGACGCCGAGTGGGCCGGCACGATCGACGGGGTGCGCATCCCCGCGCGCCAGCGCCGCATCGAGGTGCCCATCGGGCCGCACGATCTGCACCTCGAGGTCGCGCAGCGCCGCCCGGTGCAGACGCGCGTCGAGGTCCCGATCGCGTCGATCGAGACCGTGCGCCCCGCGCTCGCGTGGACGCCCGAGGCGCAGCAGTCGGGCCACGCCGAGATCGACGCGCGACACGCGGCGGGCGTGAGCACGATCGTGCTCGGCGTGTTGCTCGTCGGCGCGGGGACCGCGGGCTACGTGCTCAACCAGGATCAGTGGCGAGACATCGACGCCGAGGTCGCGCTGGTGCAGGCGAACTGCACGAACCTCAGCGCGCCCGAGTGCCGCGCGCTGCACCCGCAGTTCGCTCGCTTCGAGGACTACCAGGCGGACATCAACCGGCGCCGTCAGGAGTACGCGACGATCGACGCGCTCGCGATCGGCGGCATCGCCCTCGGCGGCGCGCTCGCGCTGAGCGGGACCATCCTGCTGCTCGCTACGCCGTCCCACGGCGACTTCGATCGCGGCGCCGCCGCGCGCGTCGACGTCGGCGTGGGGCCCGGCTCGCTCGCGCTGCGCGCCTCGTTCTGA
- a CDS encoding serine/threonine-protein kinase, translating to MTPGSPSDLVGQTLMGKLRVDRVLGAGGMGTVYEVEHLITRHRRALKVLHAQHGQSHETVARFIREAGVAGTLRTPYVVETYDAGTIEGGGAAYVLMELLRGQSLAALLEDRHELTTGRVCGIACQVLEGLAVAHEAGIVHRDVKPDNLFLVRDEHGRERVKILDFGISKFVHGAPHDYAGTLTGEGTMLGTPYYMSPEQASGAKDVDARTDLYSLGVILYEALAGTRPFDGRTLAALVIRIHKGECEPLRVLAPQLPQGLIDTIMRAMSPDREKRFPSARAMLRAMLPYAEGTYVASLDTLRDAVADSATLKAPASTPRQPVITPTRIHADRSADPAAVTLDAVADAERRRDAMVARSRGILVATALVMLLVGGVVVWALTSGGGADDAVTAAEPTPVGVPAPASPAPAAVPAPAAVPPEDPPAAPAVSATVTVPAVPDVPVVAPVAPPPPDPPARAETTPRTGRTGRAPRATSEPASTTTSPRPRGAGRAIERDNPY from the coding sequence GTGACGCCCGGCTCGCCCTCCGATCTCGTCGGTCAGACGTTGATGGGCAAGCTCCGCGTCGACCGCGTGCTCGGGGCCGGCGGCATGGGCACCGTGTACGAGGTGGAGCACCTGATCACGCGCCACCGCCGCGCGCTCAAGGTGCTGCACGCGCAGCACGGCCAGTCGCACGAGACGGTCGCGCGCTTCATCCGCGAGGCGGGCGTCGCGGGCACGCTGCGCACGCCCTACGTCGTCGAGACGTACGACGCGGGCACGATCGAGGGCGGCGGCGCGGCCTACGTGCTCATGGAGCTGCTGCGCGGCCAGTCGCTCGCCGCGCTGCTCGAGGATCGCCACGAGCTCACGACGGGGCGCGTGTGCGGCATCGCGTGCCAGGTCCTCGAGGGCCTCGCGGTCGCGCACGAAGCGGGCATCGTCCATCGCGACGTGAAGCCCGACAACCTCTTCCTCGTGCGCGACGAGCACGGCCGCGAGCGCGTGAAGATCCTCGACTTCGGCATCTCGAAGTTCGTGCACGGCGCGCCGCACGACTACGCGGGCACGCTGACGGGCGAGGGCACGATGCTCGGCACGCCCTATTACATGTCGCCCGAGCAGGCGTCGGGCGCGAAGGACGTCGACGCGCGCACCGATCTCTACTCGCTCGGCGTGATCCTCTACGAAGCGCTCGCGGGCACGCGACCGTTCGACGGGCGCACGCTCGCGGCGCTCGTGATCCGCATCCACAAGGGCGAGTGCGAGCCGCTCCGCGTCCTCGCGCCGCAGCTGCCGCAGGGGCTGATCGACACGATCATGCGCGCGATGAGCCCCGATCGCGAGAAGCGCTTCCCCAGCGCGCGCGCGATGCTGCGCGCGATGCTGCCGTACGCCGAGGGCACGTACGTCGCGTCGCTCGACACGCTGCGCGACGCGGTCGCGGACAGCGCGACGTTGAAGGCGCCCGCGTCCACGCCGCGGCAGCCGGTGATCACGCCGACGCGCATCCACGCCGATCGCAGCGCGGATCCCGCGGCGGTCACGCTCGACGCGGTCGCCGACGCCGAGCGACGTCGCGACGCGATGGTCGCGCGCTCTCGCGGCATCCTCGTCGCGACCGCGCTCGTGATGCTGCTGGTCGGAGGCGTCGTGGTCTGGGCGCTGACGAGCGGTGGCGGCGCTGACGACGCGGTGACCGCCGCCGAGCCCACGCCCGTCGGAGTGCCCGCGCCCGCGTCGCCTGCGCCTGCTGCGGTGCCTGCGCCGGCCGCGGTGCCGCCCGAAGATCCGCCCGCCGCGCCGGCCGTGAGCGCGACCGTCACCGTCCCCGCGGTGCCCGACGTGCCCGTGGTCGCGCCGGTCGCGCCGCCGCCTCCCGATCCGCCCGCGCGTGCGGAGACGACGCCGCGCACCGGTCGCACCGGCCGCGCGCCGCGCGCGACGAGCGAGCCCGCGAGCACGACGACGTCGCCTCGACCGCGCGGTGCAGGGCGCGCGATCGAGCGCGACAACCCCTACTGA
- the icmF gene encoding fused isobutyryl-CoA mutase/GTPase IcmF, whose product MSEAPHYRPQNPIRIVSAAALFDGHDAAINVMRRILQASGAEVIHLGHNRSVEEVATAAVQEDAQGVALTSYQGGHMEYLTYLRERLDALGAKHTRIYGGGGGVIVPAEIEELHRRGIDRIFSPEDGRNLGLQGMIDLVIRGCDFPSSEPLDQAPGWMPLARKLTLVENGRLDASALPQPSKRVPVVGLTGTGGAGKSSLTDELVRRFVQDDPNRRVAVLCIDPTKKKTGGALLGDRIRMNSLKNERVFMRSMATRGSGSEVSAQAKSALALLRASGAFDVIFVETAGIGQGDSAITELADLTLYVMTAEYGAPSQLEKIEMLDHADLVAINKFTRRGSEDALRDVRRQIQRSRGWFERKLESLPVFGTSAAHFHDAGVNALYAHLVAALNERFDAKLRTSYEAGPQRTTEASQAIIPAGRERYLSEIAEACREHHQWAREQSDVARDVEALARAVALVGGPKDEPDWAPYGEIASAPPRAQDLMAEHDRALARLDARCRALLAEWNGWSSNYQRPEFEYQVRGKTIRVANYRETLSELQLRKVALPRFRSAGDRLYWRLTENVPGEFPYTAGTFPFKRTGEDPTRMFAGEGPSERTNKRFHYLADGQPAARLSTAFDSITLYGEDPAIRPDIYGKIGESGVSIATVEEAEQLYAGFDLCDPSTSVSMTINGPAPTVLAFFFNTAIRQQCRRWLRENGRLAITKEQELQPDAKRGSSWAQVRSLLSDAEHAQLREKTFQQVRGTVQADILKEDQGQNTCIFSTEFALKAMGDVQQFFVDHAVRNFYSVSISGYHIAEAGANPIHQLAYTLANGFTYVEYYRSRGMDVNAFAPNLSFFFSNGMDPEYTVIGRVARRIWAVALKRLYGADARSQMLKYHIQTSGRSLHAMEIEFNDVRTTLQALLATYDNAQSLHTNAYDEAITTPTEQSVRRAMAIQLIINKEFGLVGCENATQGSFVVEELTDLVEEAVLQEFDRLTERGGVLGAMERQYQRGRIQDDSMKYERLKHSGELPIIGVNTFLPKNAAQASIPRDVQLSRASEDEKRGCIARLERFHADHASDSGGALERLKRAAVKGENLFAALLDATEHCSLGQITHALYDVGGEYRRNL is encoded by the coding sequence ATGTCCGAGGCTCCCCACTACCGTCCGCAGAACCCGATCCGCATCGTCAGCGCGGCCGCGCTCTTCGATGGCCACGATGCCGCGATCAACGTGATGCGCCGCATCCTCCAGGCGTCGGGCGCCGAGGTGATCCACCTCGGTCACAACCGCAGCGTCGAGGAGGTCGCGACGGCCGCGGTGCAGGAGGACGCGCAGGGCGTCGCCCTCACGTCCTATCAGGGCGGCCACATGGAGTACCTCACGTACCTGCGTGAGCGGCTCGACGCGCTCGGCGCGAAGCACACGCGCATCTACGGCGGCGGCGGCGGCGTGATCGTGCCCGCGGAGATCGAGGAGCTCCACCGCCGCGGCATCGATCGCATCTTCAGCCCCGAAGACGGCCGCAACCTCGGGCTCCAGGGAATGATCGACCTCGTGATCCGCGGGTGCGACTTCCCGTCGAGCGAGCCGCTCGACCAGGCGCCGGGATGGATGCCCCTCGCGCGCAAGCTGACGCTCGTGGAGAACGGGCGGCTCGACGCGAGCGCGCTCCCGCAGCCGAGCAAGCGCGTCCCGGTCGTCGGCCTCACCGGCACCGGCGGCGCGGGCAAGAGCAGCCTCACCGACGAGCTCGTGCGCCGCTTCGTGCAGGACGATCCGAACCGCCGCGTCGCGGTGCTCTGCATCGATCCCACGAAGAAGAAGACCGGCGGCGCGCTCCTCGGCGATCGCATCCGCATGAACTCGCTCAAGAACGAGCGCGTGTTCATGCGCTCGATGGCGACGCGCGGCTCGGGCTCCGAGGTCAGCGCGCAGGCGAAGAGCGCGCTCGCGCTGCTTCGCGCGAGCGGCGCGTTCGACGTGATCTTCGTCGAGACCGCGGGCATCGGGCAGGGCGACAGCGCGATCACCGAGCTCGCGGATCTCACGCTCTACGTGATGACCGCCGAGTACGGCGCGCCCTCGCAGCTCGAGAAGATCGAGATGCTCGATCACGCCGACCTCGTCGCGATCAACAAGTTCACGCGCCGCGGCTCGGAGGACGCGCTGCGCGACGTGCGCCGGCAGATCCAGCGCTCGCGCGGCTGGTTCGAGCGCAAGCTCGAGTCCCTCCCGGTGTTCGGCACGAGCGCCGCACACTTCCACGACGCGGGCGTGAACGCGCTCTACGCGCACCTCGTCGCGGCGCTGAACGAGCGGTTCGACGCGAAGCTGCGCACGTCGTACGAGGCGGGCCCGCAGCGCACCACCGAGGCCTCGCAGGCGATCATCCCCGCGGGACGCGAGCGCTACCTCAGCGAGATCGCCGAGGCGTGCCGCGAGCACCACCAGTGGGCGCGCGAGCAGAGCGACGTGGCGCGCGACGTCGAGGCCCTGGCGCGCGCCGTCGCGCTCGTGGGCGGACCGAAGGACGAGCCGGATTGGGCGCCGTACGGCGAGATCGCGTCGGCGCCGCCGCGTGCGCAGGATCTGATGGCCGAGCACGATCGCGCGCTCGCGCGGCTCGACGCGCGCTGCCGCGCGCTGCTCGCCGAGTGGAATGGTTGGAGCTCCAACTATCAGCGCCCCGAGTTCGAGTACCAGGTGCGCGGCAAGACGATCCGCGTCGCGAACTACCGCGAGACGCTCTCCGAGCTGCAGCTGCGCAAGGTCGCGCTGCCGCGCTTCCGGAGCGCGGGTGATCGCCTCTACTGGCGCCTGACCGAGAACGTCCCGGGCGAGTTCCCGTACACGGCGGGCACGTTCCCGTTCAAGCGCACCGGCGAGGACCCGACGCGCATGTTCGCGGGCGAGGGCCCGAGCGAGCGCACCAACAAGCGCTTCCACTACCTCGCGGACGGCCAGCCCGCCGCGCGCCTCTCGACGGCGTTCGACTCGATCACGCTCTACGGCGAGGACCCGGCGATCCGCCCCGACATCTACGGGAAGATCGGCGAGAGCGGCGTCTCGATCGCGACCGTCGAGGAAGCGGAGCAGCTCTACGCGGGCTTCGATCTCTGCGACCCGTCGACCAGCGTGAGCATGACGATCAACGGCCCCGCGCCGACCGTGCTCGCGTTCTTCTTCAACACCGCGATCCGCCAGCAGTGCCGCCGTTGGCTGCGCGAGAACGGACGCCTCGCGATCACGAAGGAGCAGGAGCTGCAGCCCGACGCGAAGCGCGGCTCGAGCTGGGCGCAGGTGCGCTCGCTGCTGAGCGACGCCGAGCACGCGCAGCTCCGCGAGAAGACGTTCCAGCAGGTCCGCGGCACCGTGCAGGCCGACATCCTCAAGGAGGATCAGGGTCAGAACACGTGCATCTTCTCGACCGAGTTCGCGCTCAAGGCGATGGGCGACGTGCAGCAGTTCTTCGTCGACCACGCGGTGCGCAACTTCTATTCGGTCTCGATCAGCGGCTATCACATCGCCGAAGCGGGCGCGAACCCGATCCATCAGCTCGCGTACACGCTCGCGAACGGCTTCACGTACGTCGAGTACTACCGATCGCGCGGCATGGACGTGAACGCGTTCGCGCCGAACCTGTCGTTCTTCTTCTCGAACGGCATGGATCCCGAGTACACGGTGATCGGCCGCGTCGCGCGTCGCATCTGGGCGGTCGCGCTGAAGCGTCTCTACGGCGCCGACGCGCGCTCGCAGATGCTCAAGTACCACATCCAGACGAGCGGCCGCTCGCTGCACGCGATGGAGATCGAGTTCAACGACGTGCGCACGACGCTGCAGGCGCTGCTCGCGACGTACGACAACGCGCAGTCGCTGCACACCAACGCGTACGACGAGGCGATCACCACGCCGACCGAGCAGAGCGTGCGCCGCGCGATGGCGATCCAGCTGATCATCAACAAGGAGTTCGGGCTCGTCGGCTGCGAGAACGCGACGCAGGGCTCGTTCGTCGTCGAGGAGCTCACGGACCTCGTCGAAGAGGCGGTGCTGCAGGAGTTCGATCGCCTCACCGAGCGCGGCGGCGTGCTCGGCGCGATGGAGCGCCAGTACCAGCGCGGGCGCATCCAGGACGACTCGATGAAGTACGAGCGCCTCAAGCACTCGGGCGAGCTGCCGATCATCGGCGTGAACACGTTCCTGCCGAAGAACGCGGCGCAGGCGTCGATCCCGCGCGACGTGCAGCTCTCGCGCGCGAGCGAGGACGAGAAGCGCGGCTGCATCGCGCGCCTCGAGCGCTTCCACGCGGACCACGCGAGCGACTCGGGCGGCGCGCTCGAGCGCCTCAAGCGCGCGGCCGTGAAGGGCGAGAACCTCTTCGCGGCGCTGCTCGACGCGACCGAGCACTGCTCGCTCGGACAGATCACCCACGCGCTCTACGACGTCGGCGGCGAGTACCGCCGCAACCTCTGA
- a CDS encoding serine/threonine-protein kinase: MKSAAEPVVRARAEAHPRRMLDRYEILAEIAQGGMGTVYLARLGGAGGFERLFAVKLMHEHLAQEETFVTMLLDEARTAAHIHHPNAVGIIDVRESPVGYYLVMNYVDGFSLAQLLDHPALQREERIRIATRLVADAAHGLHAAHTAKSAKGEKLGIVHRDVSPQNILVGTDGMGRIVDFGIALAASRVAASRPGMLKGKPSYMAPEQARGEACDPRADVFALGIVLWEALTGARLFYADMDIATLVKVMECVVEPPTKHVPELPDSLSAMVMKALQRDAKDRYATARDMAIALERAAESAGLLASAHEVEEVIARLFESEIATRQDAVTKRLAESTGPEQPLDRVGLASISRLIPRPRRDDVSVVESSGGSRSDADLPATRASRPGVEARSGVRQSAVPRTPVSGMHSDVDAHASTRLSDRPDATSPVPLQSAPDATRSRALIGAAIAVTVLAIGGAIAVALSGGEEAAAPAPVVAPAAAAAPAVEPPPAPVVEPAPVQVEAPVPAPVVEAVAPAVEAVAPVVEAPAAPRAPRTRRATIEPASPSTPSAPQLETNPYLTH, from the coding sequence GTGAAGAGCGCGGCGGAGCCGGTGGTGCGGGCGCGAGCGGAGGCCCATCCGCGTCGCATGCTCGATCGCTACGAGATCCTCGCGGAGATCGCGCAGGGCGGGATGGGCACCGTCTATCTCGCGCGGCTCGGCGGCGCGGGCGGGTTCGAGCGCCTCTTCGCGGTGAAGCTCATGCACGAGCACCTCGCGCAGGAGGAGACGTTCGTCACGATGCTCCTCGATGAAGCGAGGACCGCGGCGCACATCCACCATCCGAACGCGGTCGGCATCATCGACGTGAGGGAGAGCCCGGTCGGCTACTACCTCGTGATGAACTACGTCGACGGCTTCTCGTTGGCGCAGTTGCTCGATCATCCCGCGCTGCAGCGCGAGGAGCGCATCCGCATCGCGACGCGCCTCGTCGCGGACGCCGCCCACGGCCTGCACGCGGCGCACACCGCGAAGAGCGCGAAGGGCGAGAAGCTCGGCATCGTCCATCGCGACGTGAGCCCGCAGAACATCCTCGTCGGCACCGACGGGATGGGGCGCATCGTCGACTTCGGCATCGCGCTCGCCGCGTCGCGCGTCGCGGCGTCGCGCCCCGGGATGCTGAAGGGCAAGCCCTCGTACATGGCGCCCGAGCAGGCGCGCGGCGAGGCGTGCGATCCGCGCGCGGACGTGTTCGCGCTCGGGATCGTGCTGTGGGAGGCGCTCACGGGCGCGCGGCTCTTCTACGCCGACATGGACATCGCGACGCTCGTGAAGGTGATGGAGTGCGTGGTCGAGCCGCCGACCAAGCACGTGCCCGAGCTGCCGGACTCGCTGTCCGCGATGGTGATGAAGGCGCTGCAGCGCGACGCGAAGGATCGCTACGCGACGGCGCGCGACATGGCGATCGCGCTCGAGCGCGCGGCGGAGAGCGCGGGGCTGCTCGCGAGCGCGCACGAGGTCGAAGAGGTCATCGCGCGGCTCTTCGAGAGCGAGATCGCGACACGACAGGACGCGGTGACCAAGCGCCTCGCGGAGTCGACGGGGCCGGAGCAGCCGCTCGATCGCGTGGGGCTCGCGTCGATCTCGCGGCTGATCCCGCGGCCGCGGCGCGATGACGTGAGCGTGGTCGAGTCGAGCGGCGGATCGCGGAGCGACGCCGATCTGCCCGCGACGCGCGCGAGCCGGCCGGGCGTCGAGGCGCGCTCGGGCGTTCGTCAGAGCGCGGTGCCGCGCACGCCGGTGAGCGGGATGCACTCGGACGTCGACGCGCACGCGAGCACGCGCCTGAGCGATCGTCCGGACGCGACGTCGCCGGTGCCGCTGCAGTCGGCGCCGGATGCGACGCGATCGCGCGCGCTCATCGGCGCGGCGATCGCGGTGACCGTCCTCGCGATCGGCGGTGCGATCGCGGTCGCGCTCTCGGGCGGCGAAGAGGCCGCAGCGCCCGCGCCGGTCGTCGCGCCCGCGGCGGCTGCCGCGCCGGCCGTCGAGCCGCCGCCTGCGCCGGTGGTCGAGCCCGCGCCGGTGCAGGTCGAAGCGCCGGTGCCCGCGCCGGTCGTCGAGGCCGTCGCCCCCGCGGTCGAGGCCGTCGCTCCGGTGGTCGAGGCGCCCGCCGCGCCGCGTGCTCCGCGCACGCGTCGCGCCACGATCGAGCCCGCGTCTCCGTCGACGCCGAGCGCGCCGCAGCTCGAGACGAACCCGTACCTCACCCACTGA